One Mycolicibacterium pulveris genomic region harbors:
- a CDS encoding NUDIX hydrolase: MSLHASAVKTLRDWRAPDPGQDTLRHAVLAFLAARPDGCLRECVPGHVTGSALVLDHTGTKALLTLHPRVGRWLQLGGHCEPTDDTIVAAALREAREESGIDGLRIDPMLAALHVHPVTCSLGVPTRHLDMQFIVHAPEGAEIACSDESLDLRWWPLDALPDNCDFGLRQLAATAAISA, translated from the coding sequence GTGAGCCTGCATGCCTCGGCCGTAAAGACGCTGCGTGACTGGCGGGCGCCCGATCCCGGTCAGGACACGCTGCGCCACGCGGTGCTGGCGTTTCTGGCCGCCCGGCCGGACGGCTGTCTGCGCGAGTGCGTGCCCGGGCACGTCACCGGATCGGCGCTGGTCCTCGACCACACCGGAACCAAAGCGCTGCTGACACTGCACCCGCGGGTCGGCCGCTGGCTACAGCTGGGTGGGCACTGCGAGCCGACCGACGACACCATCGTCGCGGCCGCGCTGCGGGAGGCTCGCGAGGAATCCGGAATCGACGGGCTGCGTATCGATCCCATGCTGGCCGCGCTGCACGTGCACCCCGTCACCTGCTCGTTGGGTGTGCCGACCCGCCATCTCGACATGCAGTTCATCGTGCACGCACCGGAAGGCGCCGAAATCGCCTGCAGCGACGAGTCGTTGGACCTGCGCTGGTGGCCGCTTGACGCGTTGCCCGACAACTGCGACTTCGGGCTGCGTCAATTGGCCGCGACCGCAGCGATTTCGGCGTAG
- the manB gene encoding mannose-1-phosphate guanylyltransferase yields MNPAEVDAVVLVGGLGTRLRPLTLSAPKPMLPTAGLPFLTHLLSRIAQAGIEHVVLGTSYKAAVFESEFGDGSKLGLQIEYVVEDEPLGTGGGIANVAPKLRYDTALVFNGDVLSGVDLRALLDSHEEHNADVTLHLVRVGDPRAFGCVPTDADGRVTAFLEKTQDPPTDQINAGSYVFKREVIERIPKGRALSVEREVFPGLLADGLRIWGYVDSTYWRDMGTPEDFVRGSADLVRGIAPSPALGGHRGEELVHDGASVAPGALLIGGTVVGRGAEIAGGARLDGAVIFDGAKVGAGAVIERSIIGFGARIGPRALIRDGVIGDGADIGARCELLRGARVWPGVTIPDGGIRYSTDV; encoded by the coding sequence TTGAATCCCGCAGAGGTGGACGCCGTCGTCCTGGTCGGCGGGCTCGGTACCCGGCTGCGGCCGTTGACGCTTTCGGCGCCCAAGCCGATGCTGCCCACGGCGGGCCTGCCGTTTCTGACCCACCTGTTGTCGCGAATCGCCCAGGCGGGCATCGAGCACGTCGTGCTCGGCACGTCGTACAAGGCCGCGGTCTTCGAATCGGAGTTCGGCGACGGTTCCAAGTTGGGCCTGCAGATCGAGTACGTCGTGGAGGATGAGCCGCTGGGCACCGGTGGCGGCATCGCCAACGTGGCGCCCAAGCTGCGCTACGACACCGCCCTGGTCTTCAACGGCGATGTGCTGTCGGGCGTCGATCTGCGTGCGCTGTTGGACAGCCACGAGGAGCACAACGCCGACGTCACCCTGCACCTGGTGCGGGTCGGTGATCCGCGCGCGTTCGGATGTGTGCCGACCGACGCCGACGGACGGGTCACCGCGTTCCTGGAGAAGACACAGGATCCGCCGACCGACCAGATCAACGCAGGCTCCTATGTGTTCAAGCGCGAGGTGATCGAGCGCATCCCCAAGGGGCGGGCGCTCTCGGTGGAGCGCGAAGTGTTTCCCGGGCTGCTGGCCGACGGGCTGCGGATCTGGGGCTATGTCGATTCCACCTACTGGCGTGACATGGGCACCCCCGAGGACTTCGTGCGCGGGTCGGCCGATTTGGTCCGCGGCATCGCGCCGTCGCCCGCGCTCGGCGGGCACCGCGGCGAGGAACTCGTGCACGACGGCGCCAGCGTGGCGCCCGGCGCGCTGCTGATCGGCGGCACGGTGGTCGGCCGCGGCGCTGAGATCGCCGGTGGCGCACGGCTGGACGGGGCGGTGATCTTCGACGGCGCGAAGGTCGGGGCCGGCGCGGTGATCGAACGGTCGATCATCGGGTTCGGCGCCCGTATCGGACCGCGCGCGCTGATCCGCGACGGTGTGATCGGCGACGGCGCCGACATCGGTGCGCGCTGTGAGCTGTTGCGCGGTGCGCGGGTGTGGCCGGGGGTCACGATCCCCGACGGCGGTATCCGCTACTCGACCGACGTCTAG
- a CDS encoding glycosyltransferase family 2 protein — protein MSDELVVVTVTYSPGPHLDRFLASLSHATDRPVTVIMADNGSTDGAPEEALERYPNVRLLYTGANLGYGSAVNRAVDEYLKDAAAASYSDFFVVANPDVQWGPRSIDILLDAAARWPRAGALGPLIRDPDGSVYPSARHLPSLIRGGMHAVVGPVWRSNPWTAAYRQERQEPSERPVGWLSGSCLLLRRAAFDEIAGFDERYFMYMEDVDLGDRLGRAGWQNVYVPTAEILHDKGHAAGRDPARNLAAHHTSTYTFLADRYSKWWQGPLRWTIRGALAARGGLVVRNSERNRRKGRR, from the coding sequence GTGAGTGACGAACTGGTGGTCGTCACGGTGACATATTCACCGGGCCCCCACCTCGACCGGTTTCTGGCGTCGCTGTCGCATGCCACCGACCGGCCCGTCACGGTCATCATGGCCGACAATGGCTCCACCGACGGCGCCCCCGAAGAGGCGCTCGAGCGCTACCCCAACGTGCGGTTGCTGTACACCGGCGCGAACCTCGGCTACGGCAGCGCAGTCAACCGCGCGGTCGACGAGTATTTGAAAGACGCTGCGGCGGCGTCATATTCGGACTTCTTCGTGGTCGCCAACCCTGATGTGCAATGGGGCCCGCGCAGCATCGACATCCTGCTGGACGCCGCCGCGCGCTGGCCGCGCGCCGGTGCGCTGGGCCCGCTGATCCGCGACCCCGACGGGTCGGTGTACCCGTCGGCGCGGCACCTGCCGAGCCTGATCCGCGGGGGCATGCACGCGGTCGTCGGCCCGGTGTGGCGGTCCAATCCGTGGACGGCCGCCTACCGGCAGGAGCGACAGGAACCCAGCGAACGTCCGGTCGGCTGGCTGTCGGGATCGTGCCTGTTGCTGAGGAGGGCGGCTTTCGACGAGATCGCCGGGTTCGACGAGCGCTATTTCATGTACATGGAGGACGTCGACCTGGGTGATCGGCTCGGCAGGGCCGGCTGGCAGAACGTATACGTGCCCACCGCCGAGATTTTGCACGACAAGGGCCACGCGGCCGGTCGGGACCCGGCCCGCAACTTGGCCGCCCACCACACCAGCACCTACACTTTCCTGGCGGATCGGTATTCGAAATGGTGGCAGGGGCCGCTGCGCTGGACCATCCGAGGGGCGCTCGCGGCCCGCGGCGGGCTGGTGGTCCGCAACTCTGAACGCAACCGGCGGAAAGGACGGCGTTAG
- the rfbD gene encoding dTDP-4-dehydrorhamnose reductase: MAKRTSHRIVIPGAGGMVGRVLAAQGRLQGGDVLALTSSQCDITDPAAVARVIAPGDVVINCAAYTKVDAAEADPERAQAVNATGPGNLARACATAGARLIHISTDYVFSGTQRRPYEIDDETGPLSVYGRTKLAGERAVLEVMPDAHVVRTSWVYEGGDGGDFVAVMRRRAAGDQPVEAVADQVGSPTYAGDLVAALLEVADGDIDAPVLHAANEGEASRFEQAQAVFEAVGADPARVRPVGSDQHPRPAPRPAYSALSGRRSAAAGLTPLRPWRDALTWALGEHGVAAR; this comes from the coding sequence GTGGCGAAGCGTACCTCGCACCGAATCGTTATTCCCGGGGCCGGCGGCATGGTGGGTCGCGTCTTGGCAGCTCAGGGCCGCCTTCAGGGCGGCGATGTGCTGGCGTTGACGTCGTCGCAGTGCGACATCACCGACCCTGCCGCGGTGGCGCGTGTCATCGCACCCGGTGACGTGGTGATCAACTGCGCCGCCTACACCAAGGTCGACGCCGCCGAAGCCGATCCCGAACGCGCACAGGCCGTCAACGCCACCGGCCCGGGAAACCTCGCACGCGCCTGCGCGACTGCGGGCGCCCGGCTCATCCACATCTCCACCGACTATGTGTTTTCCGGCACACAGCGGCGCCCCTATGAGATCGACGACGAGACCGGCCCACTGAGCGTGTACGGGCGCACCAAGCTGGCCGGGGAGAGGGCCGTGCTCGAGGTCATGCCCGATGCCCACGTCGTCCGGACGTCGTGGGTGTACGAAGGCGGCGACGGCGGCGACTTCGTGGCCGTGATGCGCCGACGCGCCGCCGGCGACCAGCCCGTCGAGGCGGTGGCCGATCAGGTCGGCTCCCCGACGTACGCCGGTGACCTGGTCGCCGCGCTGCTTGAGGTCGCCGACGGCGACATCGACGCGCCGGTGCTGCACGCCGCCAACGAAGGCGAGGCCAGCCGGTTCGAACAGGCCCAGGCCGTGTTCGAGGCCGTCGGCGCCGATCCGGCCCGGGTACGACCGGTCGGATCGGATCAACACCCGCGCCCCGCGCCGCGCCCGGCGTACTCGGCGCTGTCCGGACGGCGGTCGGCCGCAGCCGGGCTGACCCCGCTGCGGCCGTGGCGTGACGCGCTGACCTGGGCGCTCGGGGAGCACGGTGTGGCGGCCCGATAA
- a CDS encoding LCP family protein, translating to MPARTLRVIAVSAALLIVIGTGAAWGKIRAFEAGINHISPIALGEGGEDGAIDILLVGMDSRTDAHGNPLSQEELAMLRAGDDEATNTDTIILVRVPNNGKSATAISIPRDSYVAAPGVGKMKINGVYGSVHLEKLKDLVEVKGMDPAEAEPLAAEAGREALIKTVANLTGVTVDHYAEIGLLGFSLITDALGGVDVCLKEAVYEPLSGADFPAGWQKLNGPQALSFVRQRHDLPRGDLDRVTRQQAVMASLAHKVISGKTLSSPATLNRLEDAVQRSVVLSDGWDVMEFAEQLQNLAAGNVAFATIPWLQENGWSDDGMQSVVRVDPTAVKEWVAGLLTEQDEGKTEELAYTPDKTTVDVINATDVNGLAAAVSQVLANKGFTRGITGNHEGAPPASSQVQAATSDDLGAQAVSRDLGDLPVVEDPSVAPGTVRVVLADDYTGPGSGLDGTDPSLSTFDTLAVGSTGSTGATPPSPTIITAGSDDPQCVN from the coding sequence ATGCCCGCGCGCACGCTTCGTGTCATCGCCGTGTCTGCGGCATTGTTGATCGTGATCGGCACCGGCGCCGCCTGGGGCAAGATCCGCGCGTTCGAGGCGGGCATCAACCACATCTCCCCGATCGCGCTCGGCGAGGGCGGCGAAGACGGTGCGATCGACATCCTGCTGGTCGGTATGGACAGCCGCACCGACGCCCACGGCAACCCGTTGTCGCAGGAAGAGCTGGCCATGCTGCGCGCAGGCGACGACGAAGCCACCAACACCGACACCATCATCCTGGTGCGGGTGCCCAACAACGGTAAGTCCGCGACGGCGATCTCGATCCCTCGCGACTCCTACGTGGCCGCACCCGGGGTGGGCAAGATGAAGATCAACGGTGTGTACGGTTCGGTACATCTCGAAAAGTTGAAGGACCTCGTCGAGGTCAAGGGCATGGACCCCGCGGAGGCCGAGCCGCTGGCCGCGGAGGCCGGACGCGAGGCGCTGATCAAGACCGTCGCCAACCTCACCGGTGTCACCGTCGACCACTACGCCGAGATCGGGCTGCTCGGCTTCTCGTTGATCACCGACGCCCTGGGCGGTGTCGATGTCTGCCTGAAAGAAGCTGTGTACGAACCTCTCTCAGGTGCCGACTTTCCGGCGGGCTGGCAGAAGCTCAACGGCCCGCAGGCATTGAGCTTCGTCCGGCAGCGCCACGATCTGCCACGCGGCGACCTCGACCGGGTCACCCGCCAGCAGGCGGTCATGGCTTCGCTTGCGCACAAGGTGATCTCGGGTAAGACGTTGTCCAGCCCGGCGACGCTGAACCGGCTGGAGGATGCCGTGCAACGCTCGGTGGTGCTGTCCGACGGTTGGGACGTAATGGAATTCGCCGAGCAACTGCAGAACCTCGCGGCCGGCAACGTGGCCTTCGCCACCATCCCGTGGTTGCAGGAGAACGGGTGGAGCGACGACGGTATGCAGAGCGTGGTGCGGGTGGACCCGACCGCGGTCAAGGAGTGGGTGGCCGGCCTGCTGACCGAACAGGACGAGGGCAAGACCGAGGAGCTCGCGTACACCCCGGACAAGACCACCGTCGACGTCATCAACGCCACCGACGTAAACGGCCTGGCCGCGGCGGTCTCCCAGGTGCTGGCCAACAAGGGGTTCACCCGGGGCATCACCGGCAACCACGAAGGCGCCCCGCCGGCCAGCAGCCAGGTGCAGGCGGCGACCAGCGACGACCTTGGCGCCCAAGCGGTTTCCCGGGACCTCGGCGACCTGCCCGTCGTCGAGGATCCGTCGGTGGCGCCCGGCACCGTGCGGGTGGTGCTGGCCGACGACTACACCGGTCCCGGATCCGGCCTGGACGGCACCGATCCGTCGTTGAGCACTTTCGACACCCTCGCCGTCGGATCGACGGGCTCGACCGGCGCCACCCCGCCGTCCCCCACGATCATCACCGCGGGCTCCGACGACCCGCAGTGCGTCAACTAG
- a CDS encoding TIGR03089 family protein has product MATVSSAILDPLMAADPAGPRITYYDDATGERIELSTATLANWAAKTGNLLRDELGAGSASRVAVLLPPHWQTAAVLFGIWWIGAEVVLGPGDADVALCTGDRLSEADAAVGVGEVVVLSLDPFGKPADDVPVGVTDYATAVRVHGDQIVPEAGPGPALNGRPVADVLGAARASAQTQGLTARDRVLSSASWDTAEALIDHLLAPFVVGASLVQVANPDPAALDRRRQMEKVTKG; this is encoded by the coding sequence GTGGCGACGGTCAGTTCGGCGATCCTCGATCCGCTGATGGCGGCCGATCCGGCGGGCCCGCGCATCACGTATTACGACGACGCGACCGGCGAGCGCATCGAATTGTCAACGGCCACATTGGCGAACTGGGCCGCCAAGACCGGCAACCTGCTGCGCGACGAGCTGGGGGCCGGATCCGCGAGCCGGGTCGCGGTGCTGTTGCCGCCGCACTGGCAGACCGCCGCGGTGCTGTTCGGCATCTGGTGGATCGGTGCGGAAGTGGTGCTGGGGCCCGGTGATGCCGACGTCGCGCTGTGTACCGGTGACCGGCTGTCCGAGGCCGACGCCGCCGTCGGTGTCGGCGAGGTCGTGGTGCTGTCGCTGGACCCGTTCGGCAAGCCGGCCGACGACGTTCCGGTCGGCGTGACCGACTACGCCACCGCGGTGCGGGTGCACGGCGACCAGATCGTCCCCGAGGCCGGCCCCGGCCCGGCGCTGAACGGGCGCCCGGTCGCCGACGTCCTGGGCGCGGCCCGGGCGTCGGCGCAAACGCAGGGACTGACCGCCCGCGACCGGGTGCTCTCCAGCGCCTCCTGGGACACCGCGGAGGCGCTGATCGACCACCTGCTGGCGCCGTTCGTGGTGGGGGCGTCGCTGGTGCAGGTGGCCAACCCGGATCCCGCCGCGCTCGACCGGCGCAGGCAGATGGAGAAGGTCACCAAGGGCTGA
- a CDS encoding multicopper oxidase family protein has product MEPVIDRRGFLVLSAGVAAGVVGACSSRAAAPAPTEQAATTPGFDIGFTPVETDVDLGGVSVRTWAYGDRVPGPEIRMRKGERLRAQLTNRLPAPTTIHWHGLAIPNPMDGVPVLTQPAVPPGQDFTYEFVVPDAGTYWYHSHEGTQLDRGLYGPLIIEDPADGADYDDELVVVLDDWVDGTGRTPDQVLAQLRSAGMPAMPDLPDAGITPSTPLGDDGGDVTYPYYLINGRVTADPQVVDYRAGQRIRLRVINAGSDTAFQVGVPNHRMHVIATDGFPVQPVDTDSVILGMGERVDAIVTLQESVPVLAAAYRKDGYARLNMRVDNKTGTGNADEYIATMRTQAPLDTATLTATPEVNLPAGAPDQTIDMRLAGPVDGYNWTINGKRYDPPNDGYPVQPNQRVRIRYVNESKMFHPMHLHGHTFQVMTASGPLARKDTVLVAPLRTVEIDFDTDNPGRWITHCHNTYHLEAGMATFVEYA; this is encoded by the coding sequence CTGGAACCCGTGATCGACAGGCGAGGGTTTCTCGTGCTGTCAGCCGGCGTCGCCGCCGGCGTCGTGGGCGCGTGCTCGTCACGGGCCGCCGCGCCTGCGCCGACCGAGCAAGCCGCAACCACGCCGGGCTTCGACATCGGCTTCACACCGGTGGAGACCGACGTCGACCTCGGCGGGGTTTCGGTGCGCACCTGGGCGTACGGCGATCGGGTGCCGGGGCCGGAGATCCGCATGCGCAAAGGGGAGCGGCTGCGCGCGCAGCTGACCAACAGGCTGCCCGCGCCCACCACCATCCACTGGCACGGCCTGGCCATTCCCAACCCGATGGACGGCGTCCCGGTGCTGACCCAGCCCGCGGTGCCGCCGGGCCAGGATTTCACCTACGAGTTCGTCGTGCCCGACGCGGGGACCTACTGGTACCACTCCCATGAAGGCACCCAGCTCGACCGCGGGCTCTACGGCCCCCTGATCATCGAGGATCCCGCCGACGGCGCCGACTACGACGACGAACTCGTCGTGGTCCTTGATGATTGGGTCGACGGCACCGGGCGCACCCCGGACCAGGTGCTGGCACAGCTGCGGAGCGCGGGCATGCCCGCCATGCCCGACCTGCCCGATGCGGGCATCACGCCGTCGACCCCGCTCGGCGACGACGGCGGCGACGTCACCTACCCGTACTACCTCATCAACGGCCGGGTGACAGCGGACCCGCAGGTAGTGGATTACCGTGCCGGACAACGGATCCGGTTGCGTGTCATCAACGCGGGCTCAGACACCGCGTTTCAGGTCGGGGTGCCCAACCACCGCATGCACGTCATCGCGACCGACGGGTTCCCGGTGCAGCCGGTCGACACCGACTCCGTGATCCTGGGGATGGGTGAGCGCGTCGACGCGATCGTCACGCTGCAGGAGTCGGTACCGGTGCTCGCGGCGGCCTACCGCAAGGACGGCTACGCCCGGCTCAACATGCGCGTCGACAACAAGACCGGGACCGGCAACGCCGACGAGTACATCGCGACGATGCGGACCCAGGCTCCGCTGGACACCGCGACGCTGACCGCCACGCCGGAGGTGAACCTGCCCGCGGGTGCCCCGGATCAGACCATCGACATGCGCCTGGCCGGCCCGGTCGACGGCTACAACTGGACGATCAACGGAAAGCGCTACGACCCGCCCAACGACGGCTACCCGGTCCAGCCCAACCAGCGCGTGCGGATCCGCTACGTCAACGAGTCGAAGATGTTTCACCCCATGCACTTGCACGGGCACACGTTCCAGGTGATGACCGCGTCGGGTCCGCTGGCCAGGAAGGACACCGTGCTGGTCGCGCCGCTGCGGACGGTCGAGATCGACTTCGACACCGACAACCCCGGGCGGTGGATCACCCACTGCCACAACACCTATCACCTCGAGGCCGGCATGGCCACGTTCGTCGAGTACGCCTGA
- a CDS encoding acyl-CoA dehydrogenase produces the protein MAIGNPSFDVFKLSDEHNELRSVLRDLCEKEIAPHAADVDEKARYTDEALAALTGSGMAAIHIPEEYGGQGGDSVAACIVIEEVARVCASSSLIPICNKLGTMGLLMRGSEELKKQVLPSIASGDAVASYALSEREAGSDAASIRTRARRDGDEWVLNGAKCWISNGGHSTWYTVMAVTDPDKGANGISAFVVHKDDPGFSVGAKEKKMGIKGSPTTELYFEDCRIPADRIIGEEGTGFKTALATLDHTRPTIGAQAVGIAQGALDASIGYVKERKQFGKRIADFQAVQFMLADMAMKIEAARLMVYTAAARAERNEPDLGFISSASKCFASDVAMEVTTDAVQLFGGYGYTTDFPVERFMRDAKITQIYEGTNQIQRVVMSRALLK, from the coding sequence ATGGCGATTGGCAACCCGTCTTTCGACGTTTTCAAGCTGTCCGACGAGCACAACGAGTTGCGGTCGGTGCTTCGTGACCTGTGTGAGAAGGAGATCGCGCCGCACGCCGCGGACGTCGACGAGAAGGCCCGCTACACCGACGAGGCGCTGGCGGCGCTGACCGGTTCCGGGATGGCGGCCATCCACATCCCCGAGGAGTACGGCGGACAGGGCGGTGACTCGGTGGCGGCGTGCATCGTCATCGAGGAGGTGGCGCGGGTGTGCGCGTCGTCGTCACTGATTCCGATCTGCAACAAGCTGGGCACGATGGGCTTGTTGATGCGCGGCAGCGAGGAACTCAAGAAGCAGGTGCTGCCCTCGATCGCCTCCGGTGATGCGGTGGCGTCGTATGCGCTGTCGGAGCGGGAGGCCGGCAGTGATGCGGCGTCCATTCGCACGCGGGCGCGTCGTGACGGCGACGAGTGGGTGCTCAACGGCGCCAAGTGCTGGATCTCCAACGGTGGCCACTCGACGTGGTACACGGTGATGGCGGTGACGGATCCGGACAAGGGCGCCAACGGTATCTCGGCGTTCGTCGTGCACAAGGACGACCCGGGGTTCTCCGTCGGCGCCAAGGAGAAGAAGATGGGCATCAAGGGATCGCCCACCACCGAACTGTATTTCGAGGACTGCCGCATTCCGGCCGACCGCATCATCGGCGAGGAGGGCACCGGCTTCAAGACCGCGTTGGCCACCCTGGACCACACCCGCCCGACCATCGGGGCGCAGGCCGTCGGCATCGCCCAGGGCGCCCTGGACGCCTCGATCGGATATGTCAAGGAGCGCAAGCAGTTCGGCAAGCGGATCGCCGACTTCCAGGCCGTGCAGTTCATGCTCGCCGACATGGCGATGAAGATCGAAGCGGCCCGGCTGATGGTCTACACCGCCGCCGCACGCGCCGAACGCAACGAACCCGACCTCGGGTTCATCTCCTCGGCGTCGAAGTGCTTTGCCTCCGACGTGGCGATGGAGGTCACCACCGACGCGGTCCAGTTGTTCGGCGGCTACGGCTACACCACCGACTTTCCCGTCGAACGGTTCATGCGCGACGCCAAGATCACCCAGATCTACGAGGGCACCAACCAGATTCAACGGGTGGTGATGTCGCGGGCCCTGCTGAAATAG
- a CDS encoding class I SAM-dependent methyltransferase, whose translation MSREFARYRAIGHRIVTGFLQPEVLLLLDVLNSAQRAKQVSGAAAEIGVHHGKLFIGLRLLQRSGEKAVAIDIFGDQELNVDGSGHGDLQKFLSNVNLWSSMDDVVIHQGDSTKLPPERLRELAGGDVRLFSVDGGHTAEIVFSDMKLAEATLADGGIVIADDVFNQQWPGVAVGTLRYLEQGAKLAPFLIGFNKVFFAQPDYCLLYRAEVESAVSGRLRLATGESVFAGHDVGLVAPQGAVDLLRRSATIRSLYHRTYREMVRGLQVVSGRGGSAR comes from the coding sequence ATGTCACGTGAATTCGCACGATACCGGGCCATTGGGCATCGGATCGTCACCGGCTTTCTGCAGCCGGAGGTGCTGTTGCTGCTCGACGTCTTGAACTCGGCGCAGCGGGCCAAGCAGGTCTCGGGTGCGGCCGCCGAGATCGGTGTGCACCACGGCAAGCTGTTCATCGGCCTGCGGTTGCTGCAGCGCTCCGGCGAGAAGGCGGTCGCGATCGACATCTTCGGCGATCAGGAGCTGAACGTCGACGGGTCGGGGCACGGTGATCTGCAGAAGTTCCTCAGCAACGTGAACTTGTGGTCGTCGATGGACGACGTCGTGATCCATCAGGGTGATTCGACGAAGCTGCCGCCGGAGAGGCTGCGCGAGCTGGCGGGCGGTGACGTCCGGCTCTTCAGCGTCGACGGCGGGCACACCGCCGAGATCGTGTTCTCCGACATGAAACTCGCCGAGGCCACGCTCGCCGACGGCGGCATCGTCATCGCCGACGACGTCTTCAACCAGCAGTGGCCCGGTGTCGCGGTCGGAACGCTGCGCTATCTGGAACAGGGCGCCAAGCTGGCTCCGTTTCTGATCGGGTTCAACAAGGTCTTCTTCGCCCAGCCCGATTACTGCCTGCTGTACCGGGCCGAGGTGGAGTCCGCCGTCAGTGGCAGGCTGCGGCTGGCGACCGGCGAATCGGTGTTCGCCGGGCACGACGTGGGTCTGGTCGCGCCGCAGGGCGCGGTGGATCTGTTGCGCCGCAGCGCGACGATCCGGTCGCTGTATCACCGCACGTACCGTGAAATGGTGCGCGGCCTGCAGGTCGTCTCGGGTCGGGGCGGATCGGCCCGGTGA
- the purE gene encoding 5-(carboxyamino)imidazole ribonucleotide mutase — MTRTEQQRSTPAPRVGVIMGSDSDWPVMQEAAEALAEFDVPFEVGVVSAHRTPARMLDYAQSAAGRGIAVIIAGAGGAAHLPGMVAAATSLPVIGVPVPLAKLDGLDSLLSIVQMPAGVPVATVSIGGARNAGLLAVRILGASDAALRERVERFQAQLHDSVLQKDAALRERLLGQ; from the coding sequence ATGACGCGCACTGAGCAGCAGAGGTCGACCCCCGCACCCCGGGTCGGTGTGATCATGGGCAGCGACAGCGACTGGCCCGTCATGCAGGAGGCCGCAGAGGCGCTCGCCGAGTTCGACGTTCCGTTCGAGGTCGGCGTCGTCTCCGCACACCGCACCCCGGCCCGCATGCTCGACTACGCGCAGAGCGCCGCGGGGCGCGGCATCGCGGTGATCATCGCCGGTGCGGGGGGAGCGGCGCATCTGCCCGGCATGGTCGCCGCGGCGACGTCGTTGCCGGTGATCGGGGTGCCGGTGCCGCTGGCCAAGCTCGACGGCCTGGACTCGCTGCTGTCGATCGTGCAGATGCCCGCGGGCGTGCCGGTGGCCACCGTGTCGATCGGCGGCGCCCGCAATGCGGGGTTGCTGGCGGTGCGGATTCTGGGTGCATCCGACGCGGCGCTGCGTGAGCGTGTCGAGCGGTTCCAGGCGCAGTTGCACGACAGCGTGCTGCAGAAGGACGCAGCGCTTCGCGAGCGCCTGCTCGGGCAGTAG